One Kineococcus aurantiacus genomic window carries:
- a CDS encoding NmrA family NAD(P)-binding protein, translating to MRDRRGEVAVLGATGQQGSAVVRALSAAGAPVRALVRRPEAAADLVGLPGVRAVHADTDDAASLREAFTGVRALFVMTVFAARGPAGEVAQGRAVVDAAAAAQVPQLVYSSVGGAERRSGVPHFESKWTVEEHLRASGLPAVVVRPVFFMENFLQSMAPVREGDNLVLRAPLRPRTPLQLISAEDVGVISATLLQHPGLVPAGAVEVAGDDLGPEQVAERLGRRHGLVGRFEPTPVEAVDDEDFRAMFGWLARPPAYQGDLLLTRQLHPGVLDFAAFLAAGHRYPSTRTRTEEPT from the coding sequence GTGAGGGACCGGCGAGGTGAGGTCGCCGTCCTGGGCGCGACCGGGCAGCAGGGTTCGGCGGTGGTCCGGGCGCTGTCGGCGGCCGGTGCACCGGTACGCGCCCTGGTACGTCGCCCCGAGGCCGCCGCCGACCTGGTGGGGCTCCCGGGCGTGCGTGCGGTGCACGCCGACACCGACGACGCGGCGAGCCTGCGGGAGGCCTTCACCGGCGTGCGCGCGTTGTTCGTCATGACCGTCTTCGCCGCCCGCGGGCCGGCCGGGGAAGTGGCGCAGGGACGCGCCGTCGTCGACGCGGCCGCCGCCGCGCAGGTTCCGCAGCTCGTGTACAGCTCGGTCGGGGGCGCCGAACGCCGCTCCGGTGTCCCGCACTTCGAGAGCAAGTGGACGGTGGAGGAGCACTTGCGCGCCAGCGGCCTGCCGGCAGTGGTGGTCCGTCCGGTGTTCTTCATGGAGAACTTCCTGCAGTCGATGGCTCCCGTGCGTGAGGGCGACAACCTGGTGCTGCGAGCGCCGCTGCGCCCGCGCACGCCCCTGCAGCTGATCTCCGCCGAGGACGTCGGGGTCATCTCGGCCACGCTGCTCCAGCACCCGGGACTGGTACCGGCTGGAGCCGTCGAGGTCGCCGGCGACGACCTGGGTCCCGAGCAGGTCGCCGAGCGCCTGGGCCGTCGGCACGGGCTCGTCGGGCGTTTCGAGCCGACACCCGTCGAGGCGGTGGACGACGAGGACTTCCGGGCGATGTTCGGCTGGCTGGCACGCCCACCCGCCTACCAGGGGGATCTGCTGCTCACCCGGCAGCTGCACCCGGGGGTCCTGGACTTCGCCGCCTTCCTGGCCGCGGGGCACCGGTATCCCTCGACCCGAACCCGCACCGAGGAGCCGACGTGA
- a CDS encoding nuclear transport factor 2 family protein produces MTVEELMHANLLEVFAERDPERRRAAIERVYVPDVRFADPDETVVGHQALDEKAQRLLDESPGFVFSPGGPVHVVQDLGYLAWQFGPEGEEPVVRGADIAIVEKGLITDVYTMLLPG; encoded by the coding sequence GTGACGGTCGAGGAACTCATGCACGCCAACCTGCTGGAGGTCTTCGCCGAGCGGGACCCCGAACGGCGCCGGGCGGCCATCGAGCGGGTCTACGTGCCCGACGTCAGGTTCGCCGACCCCGACGAGACGGTGGTGGGCCACCAGGCGCTGGACGAGAAGGCCCAGCGGCTGCTGGACGAGTCGCCGGGTTTCGTCTTCAGCCCCGGCGGCCCCGTCCACGTGGTGCAGGACCTGGGGTACCTCGCCTGGCAGTTCGGCCCCGAGGGCGAAGAGCCCGTGGTGCGCGGCGCGGACATCGCCATCGTGGAGAAGGGCCTGATCACCGACGTCTACACCATGCTGCTGCCGGGGTGA